In Perca fluviatilis chromosome 11, GENO_Pfluv_1.0, whole genome shotgun sequence, the following proteins share a genomic window:
- the znf830 gene encoding zinc finger protein 830 produces the protein MASLKKGKKVVNQEELRRLMREKQRQTTDKKRVESPFAKYNSLGHLSCVLCNVQVKSELLWPAHVLGKQHKEKVAELKGGKSQPVTPQFQPVKRKAPDNEDVNGKKAKPSSDAGQSASSGLPGDFFEKPSEKGASSTQKSAGLSLLAEGYDEDDDEEDAKEAGTTNPPPQEAEAAGLPADFFDSSIPSTPAISHSGSILKADVQEKSTETKENTAEALPEGFFDDPVRDAKVRNVDAPKDHMDKEWDEFQKEIRQVNTKSEAIVAEDDEEGRFERQIEEIDEQIECYKRVEVLRDKRDVAKSKPLPIMEERMEVDASDEEEENEEELLGLLSRDWRAKGALA, from the coding sequence ATGGCATCCTTAAAGAAGGGGAAGAAAGTTGTAAATCAGGAGGAACTACGACGCTTAATGAGGGAAAAACAAAGGCAAACCACAGACAAGAAGCGCGTCGAGTCTCCTTTTGCTAAATACAACAGTCTCGGGCACCTCAGTTGTGTCCTGTGCAATGTGCAGGTGAAGTCTGAACTACTGTGGCCGGCGCATGTTCTTGGAAAACAGCACAAAGAAAAAGTTGCTGAGCTGAAGGGAGGAAAGAGTCAACCAGTGACACCACAGTTTCAACCAGTAAAGAGGAAAGCACCGGACAACGAGGACGTCAACGGGAAAAAGGCGAAACCTTCGTCGGATGCAGGCCAGTCTGCGTCGTCAGGGCTGCCAGGAGATTTCTTTGAGAAACCCAGCGAAAAGGGAGCCTCCTCTACTCAAAAATCTGCAGGTCTGAGTCTGTTGGCCGAAGGTTATGACGAGGACGATGATGAAGAAGATGCTAAAGAGGCAGGAACCACAAATCCCCCTCCGCAAGAGGCTGAAGCTGCAGGACTACCCGCTGATTTCTTTGACAGCTCCATCCCATCAACTCCTGCCATCTCCCATTCAGGATCCATCCTCAAAGCAGATGTGCAAGAGAAAAGCACAGAAACGAAAGAAAACACAGCCGAGGCACTCCCAGAGGGCTTCTTCGACGATCCTGTGAGAGATGCTAAAGTGCGCAACGTCGACGCACCCAAAGATCACATGGACAAGGAGTGGGACGAGTTTCAAAAGGAGATACGACAGGTAAACACTAAATCAGAGGCCATCGTGGCGGAGGACGACGAGGAGGGCCGCTTTGAACGACAGATTGAGGAAATCGACGAACAAATTGAGTGTTACAAGAGGGTTGAAGTACTGAGAGACAAGCGGGATGTGGCAAAGAGCAAGCCTCTGCCCATTATGGAGGAACGTATGGAGGTAGACGCCAGCGATGAGGAAGAAGAGAATGAAGAGGAGCTGCTGGGGCTTTTGTCCCGGGACTGGAGGGCTAAAGGGGCACTGGCCTAA
- the efcab14 gene encoding EF-hand calcium-binding domain-containing protein 14 → MKKRKELNALIGLGDSKRKKTKKGSGHRLLRTEPPDSESDSSSDDDEFNNLSSGASFGKRSYSQCCNVCYPLFLFIILAACVMACAGLIWMQIALKEDLDSLKEKLHSMESSQKVSSSEIPKLSEDLKNKERKLDDLENGDKGLSKLWSNLTEMNRKISLLDSAVNHLKTNLKSAADLISLPTTVEELQKSVATIGSTLTSVQHDVKTMQAALENQKKDDELKKTLDITDLRKAVSEANKTEELHLTQTDEQIHILLSTVTDLQQRVASLENGSKQSPKDNNAAAITSESPATVTVSEATTTKATPGDVHEVSTPLTEPQTSRRPRFLNPNRSKRNAETTCPKRVFLPGVSSLKDLEDIFQQAGIGRNLLGLTYRGMRKEFGTSIPNVRTMECFDNDGDQRYSLMELRAAVGL, encoded by the exons atgaagaagaggaaggagctGAATGCCTTGATCGGACTCGGGGACAGCAAAAGAAAGAAGACCAAAAAGGGGTCCGGTCACCGACTTCTCCGAACCGAGCCGCCGGATTCGGAGTCCGACTCCAGCTCGGACGATGACGAGTTCAACAACCTGAGCAGCGGAGCTAGCTTTGGAAA AAGAAGCTACTCGCAGTGCTGCAATGTGTGCTACCCCTTGTTTCTGTTTATCATACTTGCTGCCTGCGTTATGGCCTGTGCTGGACTCATATGGATGCAGATTGCTCTGAAAGAAGATCTAGACTCACTGAAAGAAAAGCTGCACAGCA TGGAATCCAGCCAGAAGGTCTCATCAAGTGAAATACCAAAACTTAGTGAGGACCTGAAAAACAAGGAGAGAAAGCTTGATGATCTTGAAAACGGGGACAAGGGGTTGAGCAAGCTCTGGTCTAACCTAACAGAAATGAACAGAAAG ATCAGTTTGCTGGACTCTGCGGTAAACCATTTAAAGACCAACTTAAAATCAGCTGCTGACTTAATCAGCCTTCCCACTACAGTTGAAGAGCTTCAAAAG AGTGTCGCTACAATTGGCAGTACACTAACAAGTGTACAGCACGACGTGAAGACTATGCAGGCTGCTCTGGAAAATCAGAAGAAAGATGATGAGTTGAAGAAGACATTG GACATAACCGACCTGAGAAAAGCAGTGAGTGAGGCTAACAAGACAGAGGAGCTGCACCTTACACAGACTGATGAGCAGATCCACATCCTCCTCTCTACGGTTACAGATCTTCAGCAGAGAGTGGCGTCATTAGAGAACGGGTCAAAGCAAAGC CCAAAGGACAATAACGCAGCAGCAATCACTAGTGAAAGTCCAGCGACTGTGACGGTGAGCGAAGCTACTACAACCAAAGCAACACCTGGGGATGTGCACG aggTATCCACACCACTGACAGAGCCTCAGACTAGCAGACGCCCACGCTTCTTAAATCCAAACCGCTCTAAGAGAAATGCTGAGACAACTTGCCCAAAGAGGGTGTTCCTGCCTGGTGTCAGTTCTCTAAAAG ACTTGGAAGACATCTTTCAGCAAGCAGGCATTGGACGTAATTTACTCGGGTTGACCTACCGCGGCATGAGGAAAGAATTTGGAACATCGATTCCCAATGTTCGTACCATGGAGTGTTTTGACAATGATGGAGACCAGAGGTACTCCCTGATGGAGCTGAGAGCTGCTGTAGGTTTGTGA